GGAATGTATGGTATGCCATAGTAATAGCTTCCATAAATCGCTTTGCTTCGTCATAAACTCCGCGAGGACCAATAGGATTTACATTCCCCCAGTACTCTTCGATTTGTGGATGGATTAAAGGATCGCCATAAACCTCAGAAGTAGAAGCAATTAGTAGTCTTGCTTTTTTGGCAAGAGCCAAACCTAGTAAGTTATGAGTTCCTAAAGAACCAACTTTTAATGTTTGAATTGGCATTTTTAAATAATCAATGGGACTGGCAGGTGAAGCAAAATGAAGAATATAATCTAAATCACCGGGAACATGAACAAATGTACTAACATCATGATAATAAAATGTAAATTCTTTTAATTTAAAAAGATGAGAAATATTATCTATGTTTCCGGTTAAGAGGTTATCCATTCCCACTACATCAAAACCTTCATTTATAAATTTATCACACAGATGTGAACCGATAAATCCGGCTGCACCCGTAATAAGTACTTTTTTTCTTTTTAAACCTTCTTTCATAATATTAATTTTTTATTTTTAACTGTCTTTATAAAAAAATTACACAAACAAATTTTATTTGTATTTTTTGAATAACGGTAGGAAGATTTTCTTCCTACCGTTTTAATAAAAAAATCTATTTTAGAGTATTGTTTCTACCGATTGAAAAATAATCAAACCCAAGTTCTTTCAATTCTTCATGGTCGTAAAGATTCCTACCGTCAAATATTACTTTGTTTTTTAAGTTTACAGCAATTTTTCCAAAACTTGGATTTCTAAATGCCTGCCATTCTGTTACAACGAGTAAACAATCAGCATCTTTCAAAACATCATATTGTTTTACTTCATAAGAAATTTTATCACCAATAAGAGCTTTTACATTATCCATAGCTTCAGGATCATGGGCAATAATTTCAGCACCTTCTTCAATTAATTTATCAATAATATACAATGCAGATGCTTCTCTAATATCATCGGTATTTGCTTTAAAAGCAAGACCCCACATTGCTATTTTTTTACCTTTTAAACTACCGCCAAAATATTCCTTCATTCTTGGAACAATAATAGTTTTTTGTATCTGATTAATCTTCATAACGGCTTTAAGAATTTCAAAATCATAACCATTTTGATTTGCTGTTTTCGATAATGCTTGTACATCTTTAGGGAAACAACTACCTCCATATCCGATTCCTGAATATAAGAAATGTTTTCCCACTCTCACATCTGAGCCAATACCACGTCTTACATGGTCAACATTTGCACCAACAATATCACACAGATTAGCAATTTCATTCATAAAAGTAATTTTTGTAGCAAGGAATGAATTTGCTGCATATTTTGTCATTTCCGAAGATTTTTCATCCATAAAAACAATTGGATTACCTGACCTTACAAATGGCTTGTATAAACTATTTATTAGTTCACGAGCCTTCTCCGATCTTGTACCAATAACAATTCTATCGGGCTTCATAAAATCATCAACAGCAAAGCCTTCTTTTAAAAATTCAGGGTTTGAAACAACATCAAATTCCACATTACAATTTTCTAATAATTTTGCTTTTACTTTATCTGCTGTTCCAACGGGTACTGTACTTTTATTTACAATAACCGTATAATCTTTTAGCATAGGTCCCAACTCACCTGCAACATCAAGTACAAAGTGAAGGTCGGCAGAACCATCTGCACCCGGAGGTGTGGGCAAAGCAAGGAAAATTATTTTTGCTCCTTCAATTCCTTCTTTTAAACTTGTTGTAAAATCAATTTTTTCTTGTTCAATATTTCTTTTAAAAAGAACTTCAAGTCCTGGTTCATAAATAGGAATAATCCCTTTTCTCATATTCTCTACTTTTTTTTCATCAATATCCACACATGTAACATGATTTCCCGATTCTGCGAAACAAGTACCTGTTACTAATCCTACGTAACCTGTTCCAATAACTGCTATTTTCATAATAATAATTTTAGTTTAAAATAATTTAGAGTAAAATACAATTTAATATCATTAGTTTTGCATAAAAAACAAAATCGAATATACAGTGCCATGATAAGAAAATGCAAATTAATATTACTTTTATTATTTTTTTCTTTTCAAGTTTTTTATTTGAATGCTCAAACAAGCATTAGAGATTCTTCAATAAACATGTCAATTATAGGACTCAATTATTCTCTTTATCAAACAGATAAAGACATGGGTAACAGCTTTGGGTTAACATCAATGAGCGGTATCTCTTACTCTTTTAAATTTAGTAATAATTTTATTCTATCAGCCTCATTTGATTTTCTTTTTGGTTCCGATGTTAAAGAAGATGATATTTTAGATGAACTAAAAACATCAAAAGGATATTTGCTCAATAGTCAAGGATTGATGGAACCAATTGCTCTTGAAGAAAGAGGATATTTTACTTCATTTAAAATCGGCAAACTATTTCCTGTGCTTAGTGTAAACCCAAATTCAGGAATATTTGTTAACATTGGAGCTGGATTTATTCAACACAAAATTTTTTTTAATTACAACCAAAACTACATTGACCTTCCTCAAATTCAAGGTGATTATTTAAAAGGATATGACAGACTCACTAACGGACTTGCTCTTAGTCAGGAAATTGGATATTATCATTTTGCTAACAACAACTTAGGTAGTTTTCATTTTGCTTTTACTGTTATTGAGGGTTTTACTCAAAATCGTAGAGATTGGAATTTTGATGAATTTTCAAAAGATACTAAAAAAAGACTTGACCTTCTTTACGGTTTTAAAATAGGACTTGACATACCCGTTTATAATCGCGTACCAGATGATTTTTATATATATTAAATATGAATAAAATAATTGACAGCATAACACTTTTGCTTTACAATATATTTTTAAAAGGATATTTCCTCTTTGTATTAATAGCATCCATTTGGAATAAAAAAGCTAAACAATGGATTGCAGGAAGAAAGAATATTTTTCAAAAAATAGAAGAAGCAAAATTAACTCACAAAAAAAATATTTGGATGCACGTAGCATCACTTGGAGAGTTTGAACAAGGTCGTCCAATAATAGAATTACTAAAAAAACAATACCCTGATTACAAAATAATTCTTAGCTTTTTTTCACCCTCAGGTTTTGAGATAAGAAAAGATTATGAATTTGCCGACCATATTTTTTATTTGCCTCATGACGGAAAAAAAAATTCAAGAAAATTTATTGAACTAATAAATCCAAAGATTGCAATATTTGTTAAATACGATTTTTGGTACTGGTATTTTAAAAATCTCCACAAAAAAAATATCCCTTTAATACTTGTTTCTTCAATTTTTAAAAAAGAACAATTATTTTTTAAAAAATTCACTGGAATATTTAAGCGTATCCTACTTTATGTTAATTACTTTTTTGTTCAGGATACTCCATCAAAACAACTATTAAACAAATACGGATATAAAAATGTAAGTGTAATTCCCGATACAAGAATAGACAGAGTTAATCAAATTTGTAATGAAGCAGGGAAAAAGGAAATAGAACTAATTGAAAAATTCAAAAACAAAGAACAATTACTAATTGTAGGTTCTTCCTACGAAACAGAAGAAAAATATATTCACAAATTAATTTCATCAAGCACCTTTAAAGGCAAAGTAATTCTTGCTCCTCACAAAATTGATGAAAAGCATATTTCTTTTATAAAAAATCTTTTTGGTAATGAAGCATTATTTTGGTCAGAGGTAAAAGACAACAAAAAAATTGATACGAACAAACAAATTTTTGTAATAAATACAATCGGGTTATTACAATACCTTTATCAATATGCTGACATTGCAATAATTGGAGGTGGTTTCAACAAAAGTATTCACAACACTCTTGAACCTGCAACTTTCGGAATTCCAATAATTTTTGGACCAAATAGTCATGAAAATTTTAACGAAGCGATTAAGTTAATAAAATTAAAAGGAGCATTTTTAATTAATAACTACGAAGACTTGAAATCAACAATCAGTTATTTACAAAAAGAAAAAAATATTTTAGAATCAGGGGAAATTTGCAAAAATTTCATCAAAGATAATACAGGTGGTTCAGCAAAAGTTGTTTCTTTTATTTCCAAATATTTATAAGTCTTTTTAAAAAAACAAGGCACAATTCATATACTACTGATTACCTTGACTCTAATTACATTCCACCAAATACAACCTACACATTTAGCGTGAATTTTGCAGGTTTACCGACAATACTAACGTGAATTTTGCAGGTTTACCAACAATATTAACGTGAATTTTGCAGGTTTATGAAATTATTTTATTTATATTTGCATAAAAATATATAATATCATGGCAACACTTACACGAATTATTAGAGATAAAATAATTGAGAAAATTAAAAAATTCAACAAGATTATTGTCATTTATGGTGCAAGACAAGTAGGGAAAACCACCCTTGTAAAACAGATTGTAGAAAATCTGAATTATAAAACCATTTGGATAAATGCTGACCAATCAAAATATATAGAAGTATTATCCAGTAAAGATCTTAATAAATTAAAGTTACTTGTAGAAAATTACGAATTACTGATAATTGATGAAGCCCAAAGAATCCCTGACATTGGAATAAATTTAAAAATACTTCACGATGAAATTAAGAATCTAAAAATTATTGTTACTGGTTCTTCTTCATTTGACCTTGCTCAAAAAGTAACTGAACCACTAACAGGAAGAAAATACGTATTAAAACTTTTACCATTTTCAATCAATGAAATGCTAACTGAACTCAATAAATTTGAACTCAATAATAAAATTGAAGAAATTATTATTTATGGTTCATATCCTGAAATTTATAAAAGACAAAATTACAAAGAAAAAGAAGACTTACTTTATGAAATTGGCAACTCTTATCTTTTTAAAGATATAATTGAACTGAATAATATTCGCTTTACACGAAAACTCAATGACCTATTAAAATTACTGTCCTTTCAAATCGGTTCAGAAGCATCTATAAATGAGTTAGCAAGCAAACTTAAACTGAATCGGGAATCAGTTGAGAAATATATTGAATTACTTGAAAAATCTTTTATAATTTTCAGACTCTCAGCTTTTAATAGGAATTTAAGAAAAGAAGTCAGTAAAATGGATAAATTCTATTTTTATGACCTTGGCATAAGAAATATGTTAATCAATAATTTCAATTCGTTCAATAACCGTAATGACATTGGACAATTATGGGAAAATTTTATAATTTCAGAAAGAATTAAACAACTATCATTTAGCGAGATTCATGCTTCCAAATATTTTTGGAGAACATATACCGGAGCGGAGCTCGATTATATTGAAGAAAAAAACGGACAACTAAATGCCTATGAAATAAAATTCAACAAAGGCAAAGTACGAATACCTAAAACATGGCTTGAAACATATAATAATTCCACTTTTAAATTAATTAATAATGATAATTATTTTGATTTTCTTACTTGATATTAACAGCAAGAAGTAACATTAGTTAAAAATCCTCCAAAGCTCGCTTTACTTTATTAATTAACCATACGGGTGTTGATGTAGCACCGGAAATACCTACTTTTTCATTTTTATTAAACCACGATTTTTTCAACTCATCAGTATCGGTAATAAAAAAAGTATTAGGATTGTGATTTTTACTAACTCCAAATAAAACCTTAGCATTTGAAGAATTTCTTCCTGCTACAAAAACAATTTTATCATTTCTCTTTGCAAAATCTTTTAGTTCGTATTTTCTATTAACCACTTGGGTACAAATTGTATTATGAAAATCTACAACAACTTCTTTTTTCAAAAGAAATTCTTTTATTTCATAAAACTCATCAACATCTTTAGTTGTTTGACTTAGCAGTATCATTCGTTGAGGGATTTCTATTTTTTTCAATTCATCCAAACTACTAAAAATCACAGCTTCATTTTTTATTTGTCCATTTAAGCCAATAATCTCAGGATGATTTTTATTGCCAAAAATAAAAATTGGAAGTGATAATTTTTTCAACTCAATTAATTTCTTTTGCAGTTTATTTACAATTATACAAGTTGCATTTATCAATTTAATATTATTTTCTTTTGCAGTAGTAAAAGTTTCAGGAGGTTCACCATGTGCACGCAAAAGAACAGTTTCGTTTTTTAGTTTTTTATATTCATCATTATGAATTGTAAGCATACCTAAATTTTCAAGGCGTTGTATCTCCATTTTATTATGAACAATACTACCGAGGCAATAAAGTTTATCATTTTTTTTCAAGTATTCTTCTGCAATTCCTATTGCATTTACAACCCCAAAGCAAAACCCTGACTTTTTGTCAACTTCTATTTTCAACGAAAGAGCTGTCATAACAATTGTTTATTTTATTACAAAAATATAAAATTATTTCAGTTTTAAATAGTGTCTCTTAGAAAACTCTACAAAATTAAAAATAGATTTTTTCTAAGAGGCACTAAATAAACAATCAAACAAAATTGTTTTACAAAAAAAATTCTTTTATATTGAAAAATATATATATGTATTACTTTTGCAAAACAAATTTATCCAATTAAATACTTAATGGAATAATATTTGTAAAATAGAGCTAAAAAATCTAAATTAAATTATGAGAACAGTAACACTAATTATTACCTTCATACTTTTTTCCCTAAGTTTCCAAACAAAAGCACAAGACCAAATAAAATGGTTAGACTGGAATGAAGGATATCCAAAAGCAGTAAAATCTGACAAAATACTTTTAATTGACTTATACACAGAGTGGTGTAAGTGGTGTAAAGTTATGGATGATAAAACTTATTCCCAACAAAATATTATTCAAGCAGTAAACAAAGACTTTATTCCTGTAAAATTCAACCCTGAGATTAAAGGGAAAAAATATAAAATTGGTAATAAAGAATTTGGAGGAAGAGAACTTTATTCAATGTTAATTCAAAATCAAAGAGCAGGATATCCTACGACAGTTTTTCTTTTTGTAAATGAAAGGAAAGTATATCTTCAACCTGGATATCAGAACCCTGAAAACTTTCAAAAAATATTAACTTCTTTCAGCGATCTAAAGAAGCAAGCATCAAAGTAATAAATTATCTAAATGATGACAAGCAAAGCAATAATAATCACACTTTCAATTCTTTTTTTTAGTAATCTTGCTTTTTCACAAGATAACAAATCAATAAAATGGTATAGTTGGGAAGAGGGTTATAAAATTGCTAAAAAAGAAAATAAAATTCTTATTGTTGACTTGGTTACAGACAATTGTCCGTTTTGCAAAAAAATGGAAAAATCTACTTACACAAATAAAAAGGTCGTTAAAACTATAAATGAAAGTTTTGTTGCAGTAATGTTCAATCCAGAAAGTGCAAAAAATAAAGATAAAACTTTTAGCCTCAATGGGAAACAACTTACAAGCATTCAGCTTTTAGCATGTTTAACAAATAATTCAACCTTATCAAACGAACCTAAAATCGGTTACCCCACAACATCTTTTCTTTTCACAAAGGATCATGAAGTTTATTTTGAGACTGGATATCAAGATGCTTCTATTTTTAAGTACATGCTTAAAAGCTGTTTGAAAATACAGGAAACAAAATAAAAGTCATTTCACTTTACATCGCCCCATTGAATTATTATAAGAAATGGATAAACATCTCAGGAAAAAAGAAATTTTCAAAAATATTGAAATAATTGATTTAGGTGCAAAAGGAAAAGGTATTGCCAAAATTAATAACAAAGTTGTTTTTATTGACAAAACAATTCCCGGAGATATTGTAAACATTCAAATATTTGGAAAAAAGAAAGGCTACTTTTCTGCAAATATTCTTGATTTTGTTCAGTTATCGCAAAAACGTACTAAGGCAGTCTGTAATCATTTTAACCTTTGTGGTGGATGCAAAATTCAGAACATGAAATATAGTGAGCAACTTTTGCACAAACAAAAAATTGTTTTTGATAGCCTCACACGTATTGGCAAAGTTGAAAATCCTGAAATATTAGAAATAATTGGTTCTGAAAAAACTGAATTTTATCGCAACAAACTTGATTTTTCATTTTCTAATAAAAGATGGCTCACTGAGAAAGAAATAAAAGAAGACAAAGATTTTAACAGAAATGGATTAGGCTTTCATATTCCCGGAAGATTTGATAAAATTGTTGATATTGAAAAATGCTATCTCCTTGCCGAGCCATCAAACAAAATCAGAAATGAAACAAGGAAATATGCTATTGAAAATAATCTTAGTTTTTATGACACTATTGCTACAAGCGGATTATTACGAAACCTTGTAATTAGAATTTCATCAATTGGAGAAATCATGGTTAATGTTGTTTTTGGAGAAAATAATATTAAAGAAATTACTAATTTATTAAATCATATTGTCAAGTCTTTTCCTGAGATAACTTCAGTTTTTTATATGATAAATCTTAAAAAGAACGATTCTCTTTACGACATTGAACCTAAACATTTTTCAGGAAGCACGCATATCAAAGAAAAAATTGAGCATATTGAAATTCTTCTTGGTCCAAAATCATTTTCTCAAACAAATTCATTTCAAGCAATTAACTTGTACAATGTAGTGCGTGATTTTGCAAATATCAAAAAAACAGACATTGTTTATGACCTTTATTCAGGT
This window of the Bacteroidota bacterium genome carries:
- a CDS encoding UDP-glucuronic acid decarboxylase family protein encodes the protein MKEGLKRKKVLITGAAGFIGSHLCDKFINEGFDVVGMDNLLTGNIDNISHLFKLKEFTFYYHDVSTFVHVPGDLDYILHFASPASPIDYLKMPIQTLKVGSLGTHNLLGLALAKKARLLIASTSEVYGDPLIHPQIEEYWGNVNPIGPRGVYDEAKRFMEAITMAYHTFHRLDTRIVRIFNTYGPRMRLNDGRALPAFIGQAFNNEDITVFGDGSQTRSFCYIDDQVDGIYKLLMSNYNYPVNIGNPSEISIMDFAKEIIKLTNSKSKVITKELPADDPKQRKPNITKARKLLGWEPKVDRKEGLKITIDYFKTLENFK
- a CDS encoding UDP-glucose/GDP-mannose dehydrogenase family protein; amino-acid sequence: MKIAVIGTGYVGLVTGTCFAESGNHVTCVDIDEKKVENMRKGIIPIYEPGLEVLFKRNIEQEKIDFTTSLKEGIEGAKIIFLALPTPPGADGSADLHFVLDVAGELGPMLKDYTVIVNKSTVPVGTADKVKAKLLENCNVEFDVVSNPEFLKEGFAVDDFMKPDRIVIGTRSEKARELINSLYKPFVRSGNPIVFMDEKSSEMTKYAANSFLATKITFMNEIANLCDIVGANVDHVRRGIGSDVRVGKHFLYSGIGYGGSCFPKDVQALSKTANQNGYDFEILKAVMKINQIQKTIIVPRMKEYFGGSLKGKKIAMWGLAFKANTDDIREASALYIIDKLIEEGAEIIAHDPEAMDNVKALIGDKISYEVKQYDVLKDADCLLVVTEWQAFRNPSFGKIAVNLKNKVIFDGRNLYDHEELKELGFDYFSIGRNNTLK
- a CDS encoding glycosyltransferase N-terminal domain-containing protein, which gives rise to MNKIIDSITLLLYNIFLKGYFLFVLIASIWNKKAKQWIAGRKNIFQKIEEAKLTHKKNIWMHVASLGEFEQGRPIIELLKKQYPDYKIILSFFSPSGFEIRKDYEFADHIFYLPHDGKKNSRKFIELINPKIAIFVKYDFWYWYFKNLHKKNIPLILVSSIFKKEQLFFKKFTGIFKRILLYVNYFFVQDTPSKQLLNKYGYKNVSVIPDTRIDRVNQICNEAGKKEIELIEKFKNKEQLLIVGSSYETEEKYIHKLISSSTFKGKVILAPHKIDEKHISFIKNLFGNEALFWSEVKDNKKIDTNKQIFVINTIGLLQYLYQYADIAIIGGGFNKSIHNTLEPATFGIPIIFGPNSHENFNEAIKLIKLKGAFLINNYEDLKSTISYLQKEKNILESGEICKNFIKDNTGGSAKVVSFISKYL
- a CDS encoding ATP-binding protein, whose translation is MATLTRIIRDKIIEKIKKFNKIIVIYGARQVGKTTLVKQIVENLNYKTIWINADQSKYIEVLSSKDLNKLKLLVENYELLIIDEAQRIPDIGINLKILHDEIKNLKIIVTGSSSFDLAQKVTEPLTGRKYVLKLLPFSINEMLTELNKFELNNKIEEIIIYGSYPEIYKRQNYKEKEDLLYEIGNSYLFKDIIELNNIRFTRKLNDLLKLLSFQIGSEASINELASKLKLNRESVEKYIELLEKSFIIFRLSAFNRNLRKEVSKMDKFYFYDLGIRNMLINNFNSFNNRNDIGQLWENFIISERIKQLSFSEIHASKYFWRTYTGAELDYIEEKNGQLNAYEIKFNKGKVRIPKTWLETYNNSTFKLINNDNYFDFLT
- a CDS encoding 4-hydroxy-3-methylbut-2-enyl diphosphate reductase — encoded protein: MTALSLKIEVDKKSGFCFGVVNAIGIAEEYLKKNDKLYCLGSIVHNKMEIQRLENLGMLTIHNDEYKKLKNETVLLRAHGEPPETFTTAKENNIKLINATCIIVNKLQKKLIELKKLSLPIFIFGNKNHPEIIGLNGQIKNEAVIFSSLDELKKIEIPQRMILLSQTTKDVDEFYEIKEFLLKKEVVVDFHNTICTQVVNRKYELKDFAKRNDKIVFVAGRNSSNAKVLFGVSKNHNPNTFFITDTDELKKSWFNKNEKVGISGATSTPVWLINKVKRALEDF
- a CDS encoding DUF255 domain-containing protein, whose product is MRTVTLIITFILFSLSFQTKAQDQIKWLDWNEGYPKAVKSDKILLIDLYTEWCKWCKVMDDKTYSQQNIIQAVNKDFIPVKFNPEIKGKKYKIGNKEFGGRELYSMLIQNQRAGYPTTVFLFVNERKVYLQPGYQNPENFQKILTSFSDLKKQASK
- a CDS encoding DUF255 domain-containing protein, with translation MMTSKAIIITLSILFFSNLAFSQDNKSIKWYSWEEGYKIAKKENKILIVDLVTDNCPFCKKMEKSTYTNKKVVKTINESFVAVMFNPESAKNKDKTFSLNGKQLTSIQLLACLTNNSTLSNEPKIGYPTTSFLFTKDHEVYFETGYQDASIFKYMLKSCLKIQETK
- the rlmD gene encoding 23S rRNA (uracil(1939)-C(5))-methyltransferase RlmD; this encodes MDKHLRKKEIFKNIEIIDLGAKGKGIAKINNKVVFIDKTIPGDIVNIQIFGKKKGYFSANILDFVQLSQKRTKAVCNHFNLCGGCKIQNMKYSEQLLHKQKIVFDSLTRIGKVENPEILEIIGSEKTEFYRNKLDFSFSNKRWLTEKEIKEDKDFNRNGLGFHIPGRFDKIVDIEKCYLLAEPSNKIRNETRKYAIENNLSFYDTIATSGLLRNLVIRISSIGEIMVNVVFGENNIKEITNLLNHIVKSFPEITSVFYMINLKKNDSLYDIEPKHFSGSTHIKEKIEHIEILLGPKSFSQTNSFQAINLYNVVRDFANIKKTDIVYDLYSGVGSIGLFLAEKAKKIIGIETVDESVIEADINKANNNIKNATFHSGIVENILDDNFISDNGKADIIIVDPPRAGLHKKVIPVIKKSGAKKIIYVSCNPATQARDIELLSSDYTFIKSQPVDMFPHTLHVENVALLILKNN